From a single Herbiconiux sp. SALV-R1 genomic region:
- a CDS encoding PqqD family protein, whose protein sequence is MSAAIRISALGTAIGITLDDTISPDASLHVAQIWESASIDGDLPVEATLSAGLAPRPSDASAVTASDVESLAAMLSTRVTLAAIEKRKSELVMLHACGVALPDGGVVAFVGPSGRGKTTLARNVAQHFSYITDETVGIDISGGVHPYRKPLSVITDETKPHIKTQIPPEQLGLLPLGSEPLRIAAIVLLERDAEHEGPPTAEPVSLRDAILGVVPELSYLPELPQPLQRLAGLLDQVGGVSRLHYREAADVADVVPQLVKQPAQSGWTVVPTVDLDEHVPTGDYARAATLDVLDLGAEYLFLSGRNVHVLDGIGPAIWDALDEPKDLSRVTDAVVARHGAPEGAHPEALVEAALNALSTEGLVRRGS, encoded by the coding sequence ATGAGTGCCGCCATACGAATCAGCGCTCTGGGAACTGCAATCGGCATCACGCTTGACGACACCATCTCGCCGGATGCCAGCTTGCATGTGGCGCAGATCTGGGAATCGGCATCCATCGATGGTGACTTGCCCGTCGAAGCGACATTGTCCGCCGGGCTGGCGCCTCGCCCTAGTGATGCTAGCGCGGTCACTGCGAGCGACGTGGAGTCGCTGGCCGCCATGCTCTCGACGCGGGTGACCCTCGCCGCGATCGAGAAGAGGAAATCCGAGCTCGTCATGCTGCACGCCTGCGGAGTCGCATTGCCCGACGGCGGGGTCGTCGCCTTCGTCGGCCCCTCGGGTCGAGGTAAGACGACGCTTGCGCGCAATGTAGCTCAGCACTTCTCCTACATCACGGATGAGACAGTGGGCATCGACATCAGCGGTGGCGTGCATCCGTATCGCAAGCCACTCTCCGTCATCACCGACGAGACGAAGCCCCACATCAAGACGCAGATCCCACCCGAACAACTGGGCCTCTTGCCCTTGGGTTCCGAGCCGCTGCGCATCGCGGCAATCGTGCTGCTCGAGCGCGACGCCGAGCACGAAGGCCCCCCCACCGCAGAGCCGGTGTCATTACGGGACGCCATCCTCGGTGTCGTTCCAGAGCTCAGCTACCTTCCCGAGCTCCCCCAGCCGCTTCAGCGCCTAGCGGGGCTGCTCGATCAGGTCGGCGGTGTGTCCCGGCTGCACTACCGTGAGGCAGCCGACGTTGCAGACGTCGTTCCCCAGCTTGTGAAGCAGCCGGCGCAGAGCGGCTGGACGGTGGTTCCCACCGTCGACCTTGATGAGCACGTGCCGACCGGAGACTACGCTCGCGCGGCCACCCTCGACGTGCTCGATCTCGGGGCCGAATACCTCTTTCTCAGCGGGCGCAACGTGCATGTGCTTGACGGCATCGGCCCTGCTATCTGGGACGCGCTCGACGAGCCCAAGGACCTGTCGCGGGTGACGGATGCGGTGGTCGCGAGACACGGAGCACCGGAAGGTGCGCATCCTGAAGCCCTGGTCGAGGCAGCACTGAACGCGCTCAGCACCGAGGGCCTAGTGCGGCGCGGTTCCTGA
- the lepB gene encoding signal peptidase I yields MSSTTATRPGLLRRLARNPFVNLVAAFIVLALVQNFLVRLYYVPSGSMEQTLEVGDRILVNRLAYLGSEPTTGDVIVFDASEAWDGEAAPETNPLKAAVRWLGGVVGIGPSDRHTLVKRVIAGPGQTVSCCDAEGRILVDGEPLDEPYVFENLPFEAGTLDCDSTPASLRCFGEYTVPEGEYFVLGDHRSASSDSIALCRGAPATTDGCVRLVERSGVVGKVFQVVFPFGSFRSL; encoded by the coding sequence GTGAGCTCGACGACTGCGACGCGACCCGGCCTGCTCAGGCGGCTGGCCCGTAACCCCTTCGTGAATCTCGTCGCGGCGTTCATCGTGCTCGCGCTGGTGCAGAACTTTCTCGTGCGCCTCTACTACGTGCCGTCGGGGTCGATGGAGCAGACCCTCGAGGTCGGCGACCGCATCCTCGTCAATCGGCTCGCCTACCTCGGCTCCGAGCCGACCACCGGCGATGTGATCGTCTTCGACGCCTCCGAGGCATGGGACGGCGAGGCGGCACCCGAGACCAATCCGCTCAAGGCCGCGGTGCGGTGGCTCGGCGGAGTGGTGGGCATCGGCCCATCTGATCGGCACACGCTGGTGAAGCGAGTGATAGCCGGGCCCGGGCAGACGGTGTCGTGCTGCGATGCCGAGGGGCGCATCCTGGTCGACGGCGAGCCCCTCGACGAACCCTACGTGTTCGAGAATCTGCCGTTCGAGGCCGGAACGCTCGACTGCGACTCCACCCCCGCATCCCTCCGCTGCTTCGGCGAATACACCGTGCCCGAAGGCGAATACTTCGTGCTCGGAGACCATCGCTCGGCCTCGAGCGACTCCATCGCGCTGTGCCGAGGGGCACCCGCGACGACCGACGGATGCGTGCGGCTGGTCGAGCGGTCGGGTGTCGTGGGCAAGGTGTTCCAGGTGGTGTTCCCGTTCGGCAGTTTCAGATCTCTCTGA
- the tatA gene encoding Sec-independent protein translocase subunit TatA yields MLGNLNGWHLIIVLVVILLLFGATRLPALSKSLGQSMRIFKNETKAMKEENAEPSASDTPPTAATPAPAVAATPAPAAAPAAAPAETPAPAAAAPVAAPAEPVATPVTTPASPTGESKS; encoded by the coding sequence ATGCTCGGCAACCTCAACGGATGGCACTTGATCATCGTTCTGGTGGTGATTCTGCTGCTTTTCGGAGCGACGAGGCTCCCGGCGCTCAGCAAGAGTCTCGGCCAGTCGATGCGCATCTTCAAGAACGAGACGAAGGCGATGAAGGAGGAGAACGCGGAGCCGTCGGCTTCCGACACTCCCCCGACGGCGGCGACGCCGGCCCCGGCGGTTGCGGCGACGCCTGCGCCGGCTGCGGCTCCTGCGGCGGCTCCGGCTGAGACGCCGGCGCCTGCAGCGGCGGCACCTGTCGCGGCACCTGCCGAGCCGGTCGCGACTCCGGTGACCACGCCTGCTTCGCCGACGGGCGAGAGCAAGTCGTGA
- a CDS encoding DUF3021 domain-containing protein: MRLPIKATLLAGIPLVIMTAIGIALLAQGEHEDGRATLAVGVIVAATAGASVVYQVERWSLRTQTLVHFGIMVVTVLPALLLSGWFPLDTVWGYLAVIATFLAAGLVLWTIFYVIFVKIGPRRSAAPTSPTRPR; this comes from the coding sequence ATGAGGCTGCCCATCAAAGCGACGTTGCTGGCCGGCATCCCCCTCGTCATCATGACGGCCATCGGCATCGCACTCCTCGCCCAGGGCGAGCACGAAGACGGGCGGGCGACCCTCGCCGTCGGGGTGATCGTCGCGGCAACGGCCGGCGCATCCGTCGTCTATCAGGTCGAGCGGTGGAGCCTGCGTACGCAGACCCTGGTGCACTTCGGAATCATGGTGGTGACCGTGCTGCCGGCGCTGCTGCTCAGCGGATGGTTCCCGCTCGACACCGTGTGGGGCTACCTCGCCGTCATCGCGACGTTCTTGGCTGCGGGCCTCGTGCTCTGGACCATCTTCTACGTCATCTTCGTCAAGATCGGCCCCCGCCGAAGCGCGGCACCTACCTCTCCGACACGTCCTCGATGA
- a CDS encoding ATP-dependent DNA helicase RecQ codes for MGETRGDGGGSADTAAIDERIAAVARDVFGWEALRPGQLIAVRAVVQGHDALAVMPTGYGKSAIYQLAGHLLDGPTVVVSPLISLQVDQVRSIRSRTGDEHEAVAVNSGRSKRANDEAWVSVANGATEFVFLAPEQLARDKVVERLRDLGVSLFVVDEAHCVTAWGRDFRPAYLRLGSVIRRLGGPRILALTATGSAPVRDEIVERLGLRDPEVFVHGFDRPNIRLAVERHESEHEKERAVLEQVAALTPPGLVYLATRADTERVARALGDLGLRAAAYHGGLGARERTEVHELFQAGGLDVVVATSAFGMGIDKADVRFVVHGDVTESLDSYYQELGRAGRDGGPALATLHYRAEDLGLRRFFAGGRVSEERVEDVVGALVAGGPAVHNVSELVAATGLPERAVENIVNLLVETGHLTEEGGGVVLAAAVTQEVAFAAVTAARERQERIDTSRISLMQGYAETRGCRRQFLLSYFGDDLTTPCGNCDVCTHRGWGAGGTDSHTGMTDDASAAFPTTVATPPFADGDDVVHATWGPGQIVSLDGDRLTAYFPTQGYKVLSLQAVLARNLLRPA; via the coding sequence GTGGGGGAGACCCGGGGTGACGGCGGCGGCAGCGCCGACACGGCGGCGATCGACGAGCGGATCGCCGCGGTGGCACGCGACGTGTTCGGCTGGGAGGCGCTCCGGCCGGGGCAGCTCATCGCGGTGCGGGCCGTGGTGCAGGGGCATGACGCGCTCGCCGTGATGCCGACCGGGTACGGCAAGTCGGCCATTTACCAGCTCGCGGGGCACCTGCTCGACGGGCCCACAGTCGTCGTGTCTCCGCTCATCTCGTTGCAGGTCGATCAGGTGCGCAGCATCCGTTCCCGCACTGGCGACGAGCACGAGGCCGTCGCCGTGAACTCTGGTCGCTCGAAGCGGGCCAACGACGAAGCGTGGGTGTCGGTGGCGAACGGGGCGACGGAGTTCGTCTTCCTCGCGCCGGAGCAGCTGGCGCGCGACAAGGTGGTCGAGCGGCTGCGCGATCTCGGGGTGAGTCTGTTCGTGGTCGACGAGGCGCACTGCGTCACGGCGTGGGGGCGCGACTTCCGGCCGGCGTATCTGCGTCTGGGGTCGGTCATCCGCCGGCTGGGTGGGCCGCGCATCCTGGCGCTCACCGCCACCGGGTCGGCGCCCGTGCGCGACGAGATCGTCGAGCGGCTCGGCCTGCGCGACCCGGAGGTGTTCGTGCACGGGTTCGATCGGCCGAACATCCGGCTCGCCGTCGAACGGCACGAGAGCGAGCATGAGAAGGAGCGCGCGGTGCTTGAGCAGGTGGCGGCGCTCACGCCGCCCGGGCTGGTGTACCTCGCGACGCGGGCCGACACCGAGCGGGTGGCCCGCGCGCTCGGCGACCTCGGTCTGCGGGCTGCCGCCTACCACGGCGGGCTCGGTGCGCGCGAGCGCACGGAGGTGCACGAGCTGTTCCAGGCGGGCGGGCTCGACGTGGTGGTGGCGACCTCGGCGTTCGGCATGGGCATCGACAAGGCGGATGTGCGGTTCGTCGTGCACGGCGACGTCACGGAATCGCTCGACAGCTACTACCAAGAGCTCGGGCGGGCGGGCCGCGACGGAGGGCCCGCGCTTGCGACGCTGCACTATCGGGCAGAAGACCTCGGGCTGCGGCGGTTCTTCGCCGGCGGGCGGGTGTCGGAGGAGCGAGTCGAGGATGTGGTGGGGGCGTTGGTTGCGGGCGGGCCTGCTGTTCATAACGTGTCTGAGCTCGTCGCCGCGACCGGCCTGCCCGAGCGTGCCGTCGAGAACATCGTGAACCTGCTCGTCGAGACGGGGCACCTCACCGAGGAGGGTGGGGGAGTCGTGCTCGCGGCCGCCGTCACCCAGGAGGTGGCGTTCGCCGCCGTCACGGCGGCCCGCGAGCGCCAGGAGCGCATCGACACTTCCCGCATCTCCCTCATGCAGGGCTACGCCGAAACCCGCGGCTGCCGCCGCCAGTTCCTCCTCTCCTACTTCGGCGACGACCTCACCACCCCCTGCGGCAACTGCGACGTCTGCACCCACCGCGGCTGGGGCGCGGGCGGCACGGATTCGCACACGGGCATGACCGACGACGCATCCGCTGCTTTTCCCACCACGGTCGCCACGCCGCCGTTCGCCGACGGCGACGACGTCGTGCACGCCACCTGGGGCCCCGGCCAGATCGTCTCCCTCGACGGCGACCGCCTCACCGCCTACTTCCCCACCCAGGGCTACAAAGTCCTCTCCCTCCAAGCCGTCCTCGCCCGCAACCTCCTCCGCCCCGCGTGA
- a CDS encoding helix-turn-helix domain-containing protein yields the protein MTDLPRPSMRGTIKIGDTEVSLLEIPAGGTPLRKICRTTPTSIEIVFPLDTTIVVRDEEREESAVRADEALVLIGARRYAVFSAQRSVAIAVTVPQLAVDEYVTDTGRSTIIRDSAVLGPVKKFLAGVMETPGELERLSAYFLEKLLWEMTASLLLENRGAGGIAAPAPGLLDRAMAQIAAYRTDQSLTPTVLAQSLSISMRQLQRIFSSIGSTPSREIRRHRAELAVSMLKNPAFRVLNITQVAHHSGFADAADLRRAFEALGYCTPSQLRARGA from the coding sequence GTGACCGACCTCCCCAGGCCGTCGATGCGCGGCACCATCAAGATCGGCGACACCGAGGTGTCGCTGCTCGAGATTCCGGCCGGCGGTACGCCGCTGCGCAAGATCTGCCGCACCACGCCCACCTCGATCGAGATCGTGTTCCCGCTCGACACCACGATCGTGGTGCGCGACGAGGAGAGGGAGGAGAGCGCGGTGCGCGCCGACGAGGCGCTCGTGCTGATCGGCGCCCGCCGCTACGCGGTGTTCTCGGCGCAGCGCTCGGTAGCGATCGCGGTGACGGTTCCGCAACTGGCGGTCGACGAGTACGTGACGGATACGGGGCGGTCGACGATCATCCGCGATTCGGCGGTGCTGGGGCCGGTCAAGAAGTTCCTCGCCGGTGTGATGGAGACGCCGGGCGAGCTCGAGCGACTGTCGGCGTACTTCCTCGAGAAGCTGCTGTGGGAGATGACGGCGTCGCTGCTCCTGGAGAACCGTGGGGCCGGGGGCATCGCCGCGCCCGCACCCGGGCTGCTCGATCGTGCGATGGCGCAGATCGCCGCCTACCGCACCGACCAGAGCCTCACGCCGACGGTGCTCGCGCAGAGCCTTAGCATCTCGATGCGGCAGCTGCAGCGCATCTTCTCGAGCATCGGGTCGACGCCGTCGCGCGAGATCCGCCGGCACCGTGCCGAGCTCGCCGTCTCGATGCTGAAGAACCCCGCGTTCCGGGTGCTCAACATCACCCAGGTCGCCCACCACAGCGGCTTCGCCGACGCGGCCGATCTGCGCCGCGCGTTCGAGGCGCTGGGGTACTGCACCCCCTCCCAATTGCGGGCTCGCGGGGCCTGA
- a CDS encoding MauE/DoxX family redox-associated membrane protein, translating into MTTAVGTALALVIAVTFAWSGVAKLRSPAATREALVAFGVPRSAVAWGAWAVPIVECAIAVLLLAAPGLVFVAAAVGAVGLLVVFSAAVLRVIRAGEAVHCNCFGAASAAPVTGATLARNGALVVVAAGALGLGGGAVVPALVVFSPAQWAAFFGTTTLVLAVVAVVAVVGRARGGRGSNPAQARRGAGVTASSGSGSGSGLGPTSGSAPGLASAGLAPGRDGAEWPVPDLEVTDPRGRAVELASIAAARPTLLVLLSADCAPCATIAARLDGWSEAVGASVGVAVLTSAEPQVFADRYPHLAAPVFYGARSLMRAGEIAGYPAALLLTPARTVAAGPAQGSEEVGELLRVIGRVIGVNTDELPVSHHEIAT; encoded by the coding sequence ATGACCACCGCCGTCGGCACCGCGCTCGCGCTCGTGATCGCCGTCACCTTCGCGTGGAGCGGCGTGGCGAAGCTGCGCTCGCCCGCGGCGACGAGGGAAGCGCTCGTGGCTTTCGGGGTGCCGAGGAGTGCCGTCGCGTGGGGTGCGTGGGCGGTGCCGATCGTCGAGTGCGCGATCGCGGTGCTGCTGCTCGCCGCTCCCGGTCTCGTGTTCGTCGCCGCTGCCGTCGGCGCGGTCGGGCTGCTCGTGGTGTTCTCGGCGGCCGTGCTGCGAGTCATCCGCGCCGGCGAGGCGGTGCACTGCAACTGCTTCGGGGCTGCGTCGGCGGCGCCCGTCACGGGGGCCACCCTCGCGCGAAACGGTGCGCTCGTCGTCGTCGCGGCGGGAGCGCTGGGGTTGGGAGGTGGCGCGGTCGTGCCAGCTCTCGTCGTGTTCTCGCCCGCGCAGTGGGCAGCGTTCTTCGGCACCACCACACTGGTGCTCGCGGTGGTGGCCGTGGTGGCAGTCGTGGGGCGTGCCCGGGGTGGCCGAGGCTCGAACCCGGCGCAGGCGCGCCGCGGGGCGGGGGTGACCGCCTCGTCGGGCTCGGGCTCGGGCTCGGGCTTGGGGCCGACGTCGGGCTCCGCGCCGGGTCTGGCGTCGGCGGGCCTGGCACCCGGCCGCGACGGCGCCGAGTGGCCCGTACCCGATCTCGAGGTCACCGACCCGCGAGGCCGGGCCGTGGAGCTCGCGTCGATCGCGGCTGCCCGCCCGACGCTGCTCGTGCTGCTCTCGGCCGACTGTGCCCCCTGCGCGACGATCGCCGCTCGGCTCGACGGGTGGAGCGAGGCGGTGGGCGCATCCGTCGGTGTCGCGGTGCTCACCTCTGCCGAGCCGCAGGTGTTCGCCGACCGCTACCCGCACCTCGCAGCGCCGGTCTTCTACGGGGCCAGGTCGCTGATGAGGGCGGGGGAGATCGCCGGTTACCCGGCCGCGCTGCTGCTCACGCCGGCGCGCACGGTGGCCGCGGGGCCTGCTCAGGGGAGCGAGGAGGTGGGGGAATTGCTGAGGGTGATCGGCCGTGTCATCGGAGTCAATACCGACGAATTACCGGTTTCACACCATGAAATCGCCACCTGA
- a CDS encoding S8 family serine peptidase codes for MTDSTGAGARRSRRGVLGTAATALGLGLLLTAAGAAPAFATTTPPAPAPAPQVEVLAQSLALLADEAAGTEGAGEGVATSATLDPTLGLTFDDQGRTPVSVLFASADALDAAQDAVAGLGEILTVTTSQPTIVVTAAPTAFEQLAALPGVISVSPVRQAVLGHSASATIASTPASSGNTACNPLVVEADAPGALNSAAARERFGVDGTGVKVGIISDSFAVVAHPYRTMAEDIAAGALPGSANPCGYTTDIDIIEDGNPKLPTNTDEGRAMAQLVHGVAPGAELLFATAGANEAAYVDNIRRLVKAGADIIVDDAMFPDEPLYQEGVVGTAAREAYEQGVLYLSAAQNQSSIGQASQGTEPGFVQNQSTGSWTTKVSSFGSCPEIVAAEARAVVQQPELVVDCQNFAREGYNPLLSATMGLPLTPQGTLEGTIKAQWAEPVWGVETVFLIIALNEDGTALVPQNPGAETTTPYATTVFTPDAGLENPVGFQFALVRLHLAGYDPGTPEVRIQFMLDDGAVSSLGDGQGWADGVTIGPTIWGHAAVESVLTVGAASVLTPDTIEDYSGVGPVRYLWEPATGTKSTPVPIADPVTRSKPDVVSVDQSLTTFFPDPAAGDFRFGGTSAATPNAGAVAALGLEYSPAATAEQLRHALVSTATAMPEQPIRNVSHENVTGTGRVEAVNALAALPVPAPAHTPTPTPDAGGDNRLADTGADGAGATGGLIGMAVVIAAGVALVIVGRATARGRRSRQG; via the coding sequence ATGACCGACTCGACCGGCGCCGGGGCGCGCCGTTCACGCCGCGGGGTGCTCGGCACCGCCGCCACCGCACTGGGCCTCGGCCTTCTGCTCACGGCCGCCGGCGCGGCCCCCGCGTTCGCGACGACCACGCCGCCCGCCCCCGCGCCCGCGCCACAGGTCGAGGTGCTCGCGCAGAGCCTCGCCCTGCTCGCCGACGAGGCCGCGGGCACCGAAGGCGCTGGCGAGGGCGTCGCGACGAGTGCGACGCTCGACCCCACCCTCGGCCTCACCTTCGACGACCAGGGCCGCACCCCGGTCTCCGTGCTGTTCGCGAGCGCCGATGCGCTCGACGCAGCTCAGGATGCGGTGGCCGGCCTCGGCGAGATCCTCACCGTCACGACCTCGCAGCCCACCATCGTCGTCACCGCCGCACCGACGGCGTTCGAGCAGCTCGCCGCCCTGCCCGGCGTGATCTCGGTCAGCCCTGTGCGGCAGGCCGTGCTCGGCCACTCGGCGAGCGCGACGATCGCCTCCACCCCGGCCTCGTCCGGCAACACGGCCTGCAACCCGCTGGTCGTCGAGGCCGACGCACCCGGCGCCCTCAACTCCGCCGCCGCCCGCGAGCGCTTCGGCGTCGACGGCACCGGGGTGAAGGTCGGCATCATCTCCGACTCCTTCGCCGTCGTCGCCCACCCCTACCGCACGATGGCGGAGGACATCGCCGCCGGTGCACTGCCCGGCAGCGCCAACCCCTGCGGGTACACCACCGACATCGACATCATCGAAGACGGCAACCCGAAGCTGCCCACCAACACCGACGAAGGCCGGGCCATGGCCCAGCTGGTGCACGGCGTGGCACCGGGCGCCGAGCTCCTGTTCGCGACGGCGGGGGCCAACGAGGCGGCCTACGTTGACAACATCCGGCGGCTGGTGAAAGCGGGCGCCGACATCATCGTCGACGACGCCATGTTCCCCGACGAGCCGCTCTACCAGGAGGGCGTGGTGGGCACGGCCGCGCGCGAGGCCTATGAGCAGGGCGTGCTCTACCTCTCGGCGGCGCAGAACCAGTCGAGCATCGGCCAGGCCAGCCAGGGCACCGAGCCCGGCTTCGTTCAGAACCAGAGCACCGGGTCGTGGACGACGAAGGTCTCGAGCTTCGGCTCGTGCCCCGAGATCGTCGCCGCGGAGGCGCGGGCGGTCGTGCAGCAGCCCGAGCTCGTCGTCGACTGCCAGAACTTCGCCCGCGAGGGCTACAACCCGCTGCTGAGCGCCACGATGGGCCTCCCGCTGACACCGCAGGGCACCCTGGAGGGCACGATCAAGGCGCAGTGGGCCGAGCCGGTCTGGGGTGTCGAGACGGTCTTCCTGATCATCGCCCTCAACGAAGACGGCACCGCCCTGGTGCCGCAGAACCCGGGGGCAGAGACCACCACCCCCTACGCCACGACCGTGTTCACACCGGATGCGGGCCTCGAGAACCCGGTCGGCTTCCAGTTCGCGTTGGTGAGACTGCACCTCGCGGGCTACGACCCCGGCACACCTGAGGTGCGCATCCAGTTCATGCTCGACGACGGAGCGGTGTCGAGCCTCGGCGACGGCCAGGGCTGGGCCGACGGAGTGACCATCGGCCCCACCATCTGGGGTCACGCGGCCGTCGAGTCGGTGCTGACCGTGGGCGCGGCCTCGGTGCTGACCCCCGACACCATCGAGGACTACTCCGGCGTCGGCCCCGTGCGCTACCTCTGGGAGCCCGCGACGGGCACGAAGTCGACCCCGGTGCCGATCGCCGACCCGGTCACGCGGTCGAAGCCCGACGTGGTGTCGGTCGACCAGTCGCTCACCACCTTCTTCCCCGACCCCGCCGCCGGCGACTTCCGCTTCGGCGGCACCTCGGCCGCGACGCCGAACGCCGGCGCGGTCGCAGCACTGGGCCTCGAGTACTCCCCCGCCGCCACCGCGGAGCAGCTGCGCCACGCGCTGGTCTCGACGGCGACGGCGATGCCCGAGCAGCCCATCCGCAACGTCTCGCACGAGAACGTGACCGGCACCGGCCGGGTCGAGGCGGTGAACGCGCTCGCCGCGCTCCCCGTTCCCGCACCCGCTCACACCCCGACTCCCACTCCCGACGCCGGCGGCGACAACCGTCTCGCCGACACCGGTGCCGACGGGGCAGGCGCCACCGGAGGCCTGATCGGCATGGCCGTCGTGATCGCCGCGGGCGTCGCGCTCGTGATCGTCGGCCGGGCGACCGCGCGCGGTCGTCGGAGCCGGCAGGGCTGA
- a CDS encoding TetR/AcrR family transcriptional regulator: MGDVFSTHSDGGAGYAQQRRARIRASEVRRRVLDVALERVEGIGLTIGFEHIVMDDLIREAGVPRSSTYRLWDSKEAFVADLLVEIASETSNKLADNETLAISEGILFANIDRLRSADDRVRVMYEVIRVALEHNYRAVIESVPWQSYVGLSATLLSQMESSARHDIEQALRSGSSDFIDRMAEFHGWFSGILGYRLKAEWEGDYRPYAVVISAVVEGLGLRHLGNPQLVDATYRGPATIASDDPEWALPAIALVAILERFLEQDPDYDVEATVALLEAMKAQRETGAVTGIPGGSESDAEVQPEGAEAQRDGAEAQGEGAEAQPAVGSGQSASSDGPDGDPPAHGVGVAHERG; the protein is encoded by the coding sequence ATGGGTGATGTCTTCTCGACCCACAGCGACGGGGGTGCCGGCTACGCTCAGCAGCGGCGAGCGCGCATCCGAGCATCCGAGGTTCGTCGACGGGTGCTCGACGTCGCTCTGGAGCGGGTGGAGGGCATCGGGCTCACCATCGGGTTCGAGCACATCGTCATGGACGATCTCATCCGCGAAGCGGGGGTTCCCCGCAGCTCGACGTATCGGCTCTGGGACTCGAAGGAGGCGTTCGTCGCCGACCTGCTGGTCGAGATCGCGTCGGAGACCTCGAACAAGCTCGCCGACAACGAGACCCTCGCCATCAGCGAGGGCATCCTGTTCGCCAACATCGACCGGTTGCGCAGCGCCGACGACCGCGTGCGCGTGATGTACGAGGTGATCAGGGTCGCCCTCGAGCACAACTATCGGGCCGTCATCGAGTCGGTGCCGTGGCAGTCGTACGTGGGCCTCTCGGCCACGCTGCTCAGTCAGATGGAGTCGTCGGCACGGCACGACATCGAGCAGGCGCTGCGGTCGGGCAGCTCTGACTTCATCGACCGGATGGCCGAGTTCCATGGCTGGTTCTCGGGAATCCTCGGGTATCGGCTGAAGGCCGAGTGGGAGGGCGACTACCGCCCCTACGCCGTGGTCATCTCGGCGGTCGTCGAGGGCCTCGGCCTCCGCCACCTCGGCAACCCCCAGCTCGTCGACGCCACCTACCGCGGCCCGGCGACCATCGCCTCCGACGACCCGGAGTGGGCCCTGCCGGCCATCGCGCTGGTGGCCATTCTCGAGCGCTTCCTCGAGCAAGACCCCGACTACGACGTCGAGGCCACCGTGGCGCTGCTCGAGGCGATGAAGGCGCAGCGGGAGACGGGGGCGGTCACCGGCATCCCGGGCGGCTCCGAGTCCGACGCGGAGGTGCAGCCCGAGGGCGCGGAGGCGCAGCGCGACGGCGCGGAGGCGCAGGGGGAGGGCGCGGAGGCGCAGCCCGCCGTCGGCTCAGGCCAGAGCGCGAGCTCCGACGGCCCCGACGGCGACCCGCCCGCGCACGGAGTCGGCGTCGCGCACGAGCGCGGCTGA
- a CDS encoding MarR family winged helix-turn-helix transcriptional regulator, which yields MTTDRPESANHYWYADDAGHQRGIDVLEAMRSYRAAESAMRRRSQASMGMGENDLIAMRYLLRATAEGKAVGPKELAQYLGITSASITVLLDRLEKNGHLTRQPSPFDRRALIIVPSTPSSELEAATLGDARPELLQIIEGLSDDDAETVVAFLTRMRDAVDQVDSHVFDRDERR from the coding sequence ATGACCACCGACCGCCCCGAGTCGGCCAACCACTACTGGTACGCCGACGATGCCGGACACCAGCGCGGAATCGACGTGCTGGAGGCGATGCGCAGCTACCGCGCCGCCGAGTCCGCCATGCGACGTCGCTCCCAAGCGTCGATGGGAATGGGCGAGAACGATCTCATCGCCATGCGCTACCTGCTGCGGGCCACCGCGGAGGGCAAGGCGGTGGGCCCGAAAGAACTCGCGCAGTACCTCGGCATCACGAGTGCGTCGATCACCGTTCTGCTCGACCGCCTCGAGAAGAACGGTCACCTCACCCGTCAGCCCAGTCCCTTCGACAGACGCGCGCTCATCATCGTGCCCAGCACCCCGAGCAGCGAGCTCGAGGCGGCGACGCTCGGCGACGCCCGGCCCGAACTCCTGCAGATCATCGAAGGTCTCTCCGACGACGACGCCGAGACCGTCGTGGCGTTCCTCACGCGCATGAGAGATGCGGTCGATCAGGTCGACTCGCACGTCTTCGATCGCGATGAGCGACGCTGA
- a CDS encoding MarR family winged helix-turn-helix transcriptional regulator, giving the protein MTELRAYRAAEEAMRRRTRESMKMGENDLTALRFLLKAQREGRVVTPGALAEHLGMKSASVTVMLDRLTRSGHLSREPHPTDRRSLAVTATPGSDEEVRQTLGEMHRRMMAVATGLDARAALVVRTFLLDMAKASAAE; this is encoded by the coding sequence TTGACCGAGCTGCGCGCCTATCGGGCGGCCGAGGAGGCGATGCGTCGCCGCACCCGCGAGTCGATGAAGATGGGCGAGAACGATCTCACCGCCCTGCGCTTTCTGCTCAAGGCCCAGCGCGAAGGGCGAGTCGTGACACCCGGAGCACTGGCCGAGCACCTGGGTATGAAGTCGGCCTCCGTCACCGTGATGCTCGACCGCCTCACCCGGTCGGGGCACCTGTCGCGTGAGCCGCACCCCACCGATCGCCGCTCGCTCGCCGTGACGGCGACCCCGGGCTCCGACGAGGAAGTGCGCCAGACCCTCGGCGAGATGCACCGCCGCATGATGGCCGTCGCCACCGGTCTCGACGCCCGCGCCGCCCTCGTGGTGCGCACCTTCCTGCTCGACATGGCGAAGGCGTCGGCCGCGGAGTAA